One segment of Streptomyces sp. NBC_00576 DNA contains the following:
- a CDS encoding WD40 repeat domain-containing protein, whose amino-acid sequence MRRSLALLAGGLLVGALAAPASAADGDEGFTIKDPRITESSGLAASRQHPGIYWTHNDSDDGAFLYAIDSATGQTVATVTMTGVGKPRDIEAISIGPNNQIYVGDIGDNDGVTWDYVWIYQLAEPKVLKNQTIRATQYVVKYSDGSRDAESLVVHPKTGRVYIIDKQEDGGHLYAGPAKLSSSGTNLFRPVAPVDMWATDAAFSPDGQQLAVRGYFGGVSYAWNGGKLKRQGQLDVPLQGQGESVTYSRDGSKIMYGSEGAESGVAAEDAPSYGKSGDSDSPGGNGSSASGNAGGGGSEGNVKTGAIAVAVLFVAFLGVRRLRRRPSA is encoded by the coding sequence ATGCGCCGATCGCTCGCCCTCCTCGCCGGGGGCCTACTCGTCGGGGCGCTCGCCGCGCCCGCCTCCGCTGCCGATGGTGACGAGGGCTTCACCATCAAGGACCCGCGGATCACCGAGTCCAGCGGTCTCGCCGCGTCCCGCCAGCACCCCGGCATCTACTGGACCCACAACGACAGTGACGACGGGGCCTTCCTGTACGCGATCGACAGCGCGACCGGGCAGACCGTCGCCACCGTCACCATGACCGGCGTCGGCAAGCCCCGCGACATCGAGGCCATCTCGATCGGGCCGAACAACCAGATCTACGTCGGCGACATCGGCGACAACGACGGCGTGACCTGGGATTATGTCTGGATTTACCAGCTCGCCGAGCCCAAGGTGCTCAAAAACCAGACGATCCGCGCCACCCAGTACGTCGTGAAGTACTCGGACGGTTCCCGCGACGCCGAGTCCCTCGTCGTGCACCCGAAGACCGGGCGCGTCTACATCATCGACAAGCAGGAGGACGGCGGGCATCTGTACGCCGGCCCGGCCAAGCTCTCCTCCTCCGGCACCAACCTCTTCCGGCCCGTCGCCCCCGTCGACATGTGGGCCACCGACGCCGCCTTCTCGCCCGACGGGCAGCAGTTGGCCGTACGCGGGTACTTCGGGGGCGTCTCCTACGCCTGGAACGGCGGCAAGCTCAAGCGGCAGGGGCAGCTCGACGTGCCGCTGCAGGGGCAGGGGGAGTCGGTCACGTACAGCCGCGACGGTTCCAAGATCATGTACGGGAGTGAGGGTGCCGAGAGTGGGGTCGCGGCCGAGGACGCCCCTTCGTACGGTAAGTCCGGTGACTCCGACTCGCCTGGTGGCAACGGGAGTTCGGCCTCGGGTAACGCGGGGGGCGGGGGCTCGGAGGGGAACGTCAAGACCGGGGCCATCGCTGTCGCCGTGCTCTTCGTCGCTTTTCTCGGGGTCAGGCGGCTTCGGCGGCGGCCGTCGGCGTGA
- a CDS encoding GDSL-type esterase/lipase family protein, translating into MLRLMPVGDSMTIGSAGEHTWRYRLWQHLRETYGGPFRIVGPREALYDKATDTADSYEYAEPDFPRAHLAGWGEGWHHLTPLIADAVRAHKPDVLLVSLGLIDLGFYTNAEQTAANARRFVAEARRSNPRIAIALLPVIPNVRAETDPPFAAEVTRFNELLAKTAADLDEPRSPLLLTSPPPSYDIHHDTYDGTHPNASGEHKIAGAFADSLYEAWDLGERYGAGGH; encoded by the coding sequence ATGCTCAGGTTGATGCCCGTAGGCGACTCCATGACCATCGGCAGCGCCGGCGAACACACCTGGCGCTACCGGCTGTGGCAGCACCTGCGGGAGACGTACGGCGGCCCGTTCCGGATCGTCGGCCCGCGCGAGGCGCTGTACGACAAGGCGACGGACACCGCCGACTCGTACGAGTACGCCGAACCGGACTTCCCCCGCGCCCACCTGGCCGGCTGGGGCGAGGGCTGGCACCACCTGACCCCGCTGATCGCGGACGCGGTACGCGCCCACAAGCCGGACGTCCTGCTGGTCTCCCTGGGCCTGATCGACCTCGGCTTCTACACGAACGCGGAACAGACGGCGGCCAACGCGCGCCGCTTCGTGGCCGAGGCCCGCCGGTCCAACCCCCGCATCGCCATCGCCCTGCTCCCGGTGATCCCGAACGTCCGCGCGGAAACGGACCCGCCCTTCGCCGCCGAGGTCACCCGCTTCAACGAACTCCTGGCGAAGACGGCAGCCGACCTGGACGAACCCCGCTCCCCCCTGCTCCTGACGTCGCCGCCACCGTCGTACGACATCCACCACGACACGTACGACGGCACACATCCCAACGCGAGCGGCGAGCACAAGATCGCGGGAGCGTTCGCGGACTCGTTGTACGAGGCCTGGGATCTGGGGGAGCGGTACGGGGCCGGAGGACACTGA
- a CDS encoding M36 family metallopeptidase encodes MTRTIDRRDTGYDHLASTAGAASFLDETDRVAAEVDHTLTAERSKVNRFTGHLTELRVDGAPGFTDADIAHIEAGGHATDDTRDAGYLAKAKEYVSSVSEAIGFAAGEPVEFEADPTVTRTSDGMRVVSLQQRHNGIEVWGMQPKVWLHPDGTVDRVVGDTVSVPASLSTKPAVSAEAALRVAAAKAAEPVTLRGPFGDSELPRLDISYGFGRLSVQPQADQPMTFDGGAFEEAVPARLVYLYMGGDVRLTWFFAFTRPNFTVQYHAFVEADERTVDRDAPELLYFYDTNNHAVGGLVFRENPVDSPFGEVTFPLSLDAYPIQVTPEVLPELPEGFPLAWTVSSNGRLATDGNNVRAVNGRSRQPFQVPVDAVGDAVFNADANTPEQLVTNIFYFCNYAHDFFMMLGFTEKNGNFQAVNRPGHGKGADAVLALAHPGPVAGTANMATRADGLTGVMNMGLVTGTGRHTANAFDVVIHEYVHGVTNRLVGGLFDANGLLEDQSGSMGEGWSDYFALTIINFARAREHTVVGDWVVDNPGGIRQRPYDADYPGTFGDIGSSRGEVEGAGNADLSYREVHDVGEIWCAALMELTRKVTAALGSKERGYRLTWQAVVDGLKLTPKNPSFLVARDAILRSFKAMEGGRLTSDEYRAVQRAAWEAFARYGMGFDAFCPNASFDGCQGGNELPPVGHAD; translated from the coding sequence ATCGACAGACGGGACACCGGATACGACCATCTCGCCAGTACTGCTGGGGCCGCCTCCTTCCTCGACGAGACCGACCGGGTGGCAGCAGAGGTCGACCACACCCTCACCGCCGAGCGCAGCAAGGTGAACCGCTTCACCGGGCATCTGACCGAACTGCGGGTGGACGGCGCCCCGGGTTTCACCGACGCCGACATCGCGCACATCGAGGCCGGCGGGCACGCCACGGATGACACCCGGGACGCCGGCTATCTCGCCAAGGCCAAGGAGTACGTCTCCTCTGTCTCGGAGGCGATCGGATTCGCGGCGGGCGAGCCGGTCGAGTTCGAGGCCGACCCGACGGTGACCAGGACGAGCGACGGGATGCGCGTCGTCAGCCTGCAGCAGAGGCACAACGGTATCGAGGTGTGGGGGATGCAGCCGAAGGTGTGGCTGCACCCGGACGGCACGGTCGACCGGGTCGTCGGCGACACGGTGAGTGTGCCCGCGAGTCTCTCGACGAAGCCCGCGGTCTCGGCCGAGGCCGCCCTGCGGGTGGCGGCCGCGAAGGCCGCCGAGCCGGTGACTCTCCGGGGGCCCTTCGGCGACAGCGAACTCCCGCGTCTCGACATCTCCTACGGATTCGGGCGCCTGTCGGTGCAGCCGCAGGCCGACCAGCCGATGACCTTCGACGGGGGAGCATTCGAGGAGGCCGTTCCCGCCCGGCTCGTCTACCTCTACATGGGCGGCGATGTCCGCCTCACCTGGTTCTTCGCGTTCACACGGCCGAACTTCACCGTTCAGTACCACGCTTTTGTCGAGGCCGACGAACGGACCGTGGACAGGGACGCGCCCGAACTCCTCTACTTCTACGACACGAACAACCATGCCGTGGGCGGACTGGTCTTCCGGGAGAACCCGGTCGACAGTCCCTTCGGCGAGGTCACGTTCCCGCTGTCGCTGGACGCCTATCCGATCCAGGTGACGCCCGAGGTGCTGCCCGAGCTGCCCGAGGGGTTCCCGCTGGCCTGGACGGTGTCCAGCAACGGAAGGCTGGCGACCGACGGCAACAACGTGCGCGCCGTCAACGGCAGGAGCCGACAGCCGTTCCAGGTCCCGGTCGACGCGGTGGGCGACGCGGTGTTCAACGCCGACGCGAACACACCCGAGCAGCTCGTCACCAACATCTTCTACTTCTGCAACTACGCCCATGACTTCTTCATGATGCTCGGCTTCACGGAGAAGAACGGGAACTTCCAGGCCGTGAACAGACCGGGACACGGGAAGGGCGCCGACGCGGTCCTCGCCCTGGCGCACCCGGGACCGGTGGCGGGCACGGCCAACATGGCCACAAGGGCCGACGGACTGACGGGCGTGATGAACATGGGGCTGGTCACGGGCACCGGCCGCCACACGGCCAACGCTTTCGACGTCGTCATCCACGAGTACGTCCACGGGGTGACGAACCGTCTCGTCGGCGGGCTGTTCGACGCGAACGGCCTCCTGGAGGATCAGTCGGGCTCCATGGGCGAGGGCTGGAGCGACTACTTCGCCCTGACGATCATCAACTTCGCACGTGCGCGGGAGCACACGGTCGTCGGCGACTGGGTGGTCGACAACCCCGGCGGCATCCGGCAGCGGCCCTACGACGCGGACTACCCCGGAACCTTCGGAGACATCGGCAGCAGCAGAGGAGAGGTTGAGGGCGCCGGCAACGCCGACCTCAGTTACCGGGAGGTGCACGACGTCGGCGAGATCTGGTGCGCGGCGCTCATGGAGCTGACCCGCAAGGTCACCGCCGCGCTGGGCAGCAAGGAACGGGGATACCGGCTGACCTGGCAGGCGGTCGTCGACGGTCTGAAGCTCACCCCGAAGAACCCGTCGTTCCTCGTCGCGCGCGACGCGATCCTGCGGTCCTTCAAGGCGATGGAGGGCGGACGGCTGACCAGCGACGAGTACAGGGCGGTCCAGCGCGCCGCCTGGGAAGCCTTCGCGCGATACGGGATGGGCTTCGACGCCTTCTGCCCGAACGCGTCCTTCGACGGCTGCCAAGGCGGCAACGAACTGCCCCCGGTCGGCCACGCGGACTGA